In a genomic window of Curtobacterium sp. MCBD17_035:
- the yidD gene encoding membrane protein insertion efficiency factor YidD: MRRALSAVALLPRNVCVVVLRAYRAVVSPLYGEVCRYHPSCSRYALEAIQQYGVVVGSSMGAWRIARCNPWASGGIDDVRPRTAPYPVTRFGFVLPRPAGDTRALGTRRLDGTPVLETRPVDGTHRSAPQAAPTSRRRRLTPHPRKA; the protein is encoded by the coding sequence ATGAGACGAGCACTGTCGGCCGTCGCGTTGCTCCCGCGCAACGTGTGCGTGGTGGTGCTGCGCGCGTACCGCGCGGTCGTCTCCCCGCTGTACGGCGAGGTCTGCCGGTACCACCCGTCGTGCTCGCGGTACGCACTCGAGGCCATCCAGCAGTACGGCGTCGTCGTCGGCTCCAGCATGGGCGCCTGGCGTATCGCCCGGTGCAATCCGTGGGCGTCCGGTGGCATCGACGACGTCCGGCCTCGGACCGCGCCCTACCCCGTGACTCGCTTCGGGTTCGTGCTCCCCCGCCCAGCCGGCGACACCCGCGCGCTCGGCACCCGCCGGCTCGACGGCACCCCCGTCCTGGAGACCCGCCCCGTGGACGGCACCCACCGTTCGGCCCCGCAGGCCGCCCCGACCTCCCGGCGTCGCCGGTTGACACCGCACCCCCGAAAGGCGTGA
- the rnpA gene encoding ribonuclease P protein component: MLARANRIVRGDDYRTVVRRGRRSATAHAVVSVVVRADADPTRFGFIVSKAVGNAVTRNLVRRRLKAIAHELVVDHPSGLDVVVRALPAAAQAGWPTLIADVRQCFSRSTSQSKGVNKA; the protein is encoded by the coding sequence GGATCGTCCGAGGTGACGACTACCGAACCGTCGTGCGTCGTGGTCGCAGGAGCGCCACGGCGCACGCCGTCGTATCGGTGGTCGTCCGTGCCGATGCCGATCCCACCCGGTTCGGGTTCATCGTCTCGAAGGCGGTGGGGAACGCGGTGACCCGGAACCTCGTCCGCCGCAGGCTCAAGGCCATCGCCCACGAACTCGTCGTCGATCACCCTTCGGGGCTGGATGTGGTCGTTCGCGCACTGCCAGCCGCCGCGCAGGCCGGCTGGCCTACCCTCATCGCAGATGTCAGGCAGTGCTTCAGTCGGAGCACGAGCCAGAGCAAGGGTGTGAACAAGGCATGA